A genomic window from Luteolibacter sp. LG18 includes:
- a CDS encoding PA14 domain-containing protein yields the protein MGASNGTFPPLAGSPWVAGDPDRAIKVVLNGLEGPVTVGEKTYNLEMPPHGGMLKDDQIAGILTYVRSSWGNKHQPVTAAQVSAIRSATAKRSGHWTSDELAKLHPLEATKPPIKNLISKVYHGDWTKLPDYSTLEAKSVEEEREGVISVYQSDRKNHYGIVWDGEIEIAEEGRYTVQLSVDDAAAVSIDGNQLLKIDGTGPMGPGRTREAVVALTKGDHKIHIDYLEVTGGKGIFLGLKREGDKSWKVLSAKVGTSDGKQIPPIPVAPGAGEAVMYRNFIEDVSPRAIGVGYDGGVNLAFSADNLAVSLLWTGAFIDAGRHWTDRGQGNQQPSGENVIHLGNLPGFAQLASPDAPWPKLPEDSLPFRFRGYKLNAAQQPTFIYDLGDVRVTDSPMPEFSADGRKLSLHRVLGFNNRSSSPLKVSMLLAQNEELAERSDRAFVLEGSSVLLLGEGVKSRPSIRGNGKSKQLILPLEIPQGESQVSLKYQW from the coding sequence ATGGGGGCGTCCAATGGAACATTCCCTCCGCTGGCAGGAAGCCCGTGGGTCGCGGGGGATCCGGATCGCGCGATCAAGGTGGTGTTGAACGGTCTGGAAGGTCCGGTGACGGTGGGAGAAAAGACCTACAATCTCGAAATGCCTCCACACGGTGGGATGCTCAAGGACGACCAGATCGCCGGTATTCTCACCTACGTCCGGTCGAGCTGGGGTAACAAGCATCAGCCCGTCACTGCGGCGCAGGTTTCCGCCATCCGCTCGGCGACCGCCAAACGCTCCGGTCACTGGACCTCTGACGAATTGGCAAAGCTGCATCCGTTGGAGGCGACCAAGCCGCCCATCAAGAATCTCATTTCCAAGGTCTATCACGGCGATTGGACGAAACTCCCTGACTATTCCACGCTCGAGGCAAAGTCCGTCGAGGAGGAACGCGAGGGGGTGATCAGCGTCTATCAATCCGACAGGAAGAACCACTATGGCATCGTCTGGGACGGTGAGATCGAGATTGCCGAGGAAGGCCGCTACACGGTGCAATTGAGTGTGGACGATGCCGCCGCTGTTTCCATCGATGGCAACCAATTGCTGAAAATAGACGGCACTGGACCGATGGGCCCGGGGCGAACCAGGGAAGCCGTCGTAGCCCTGACAAAGGGCGACCACAAGATCCACATCGATTATCTGGAGGTCACGGGAGGCAAAGGCATTTTCCTGGGTTTGAAAAGAGAAGGGGACAAAAGCTGGAAGGTGCTTTCAGCCAAGGTGGGCACTTCGGATGGCAAGCAGATTCCACCGATCCCAGTGGCTCCAGGAGCTGGGGAAGCGGTGATGTATCGCAATTTCATCGAGGATGTTTCTCCCCGCGCCATCGGTGTGGGTTACGACGGCGGGGTGAATCTGGCATTCAGCGCGGACAACCTTGCCGTTTCCCTTCTCTGGACCGGTGCATTCATCGATGCTGGTCGCCACTGGACCGACCGCGGCCAGGGCAACCAGCAGCCGTCCGGTGAAAACGTCATCCACCTCGGCAATCTCCCGGGCTTCGCTCAACTCGCGTCCCCAGATGCCCCATGGCCGAAGCTACCGGAGGATTCGCTGCCGTTCCGATTCAGGGGATACAAGCTGAACGCGGCCCAGCAACCCACTTTCATCTACGATCTGGGAGATGTGCGGGTGACCGATTCGCCGATGCCGGAGTTCAGCGCCGACGGCAGGAAACTTTCACTCCATCGCGTGTTGGGATTCAACAATCGGAGTTCCTCACCCTTGAAGGTATCCATGCTGCTGGCGCAGAACGAGGAGCTGGCAGAGCGATCGGACCGCGCCTTCGTTCTCGAAGGGAGTTCCGTCCTGCTTCTCGGCGAGGGGGTTAAATCCCGGCCGTCGATCCGCGGTAACGGGAAATCCAAACAACTCATCCTGCCGCTGGAGATCCCGCAGGGCGAGAGCCAGGTCTCGCTGAAATACCAATGGTGA
- a CDS encoding PA14 domain-containing protein, with product MNRNLHILSKIFLSMLVGNSLAAAAPVVLQAKSGSGQVLEQVPVQVNGRETRVWSCEEKSGAVSFRSANEIAIPASGVLYLKVAYLDEGYGKLNVQLIPDGGKAIKPDRLLGCQRTNSGKVVSAMMRMSGIPVSGKGGISVRVGIERSAGVKLAIGSVSLQEGPFEEAAFKYVISDPWNGPYRGPRVKPADNSTLKGKVMAGYQGWFRTPNDPEGRGWVHWGNIQDGLFTTDMWPDTSQYPPSALEKAADVKLKSGKQAYLFSSAWPGVVDTHFRWMREHDIDGAFLQRFVSDDFNSIKGGPEWVLANVRAAANREGRIWAVEYDVSGYPDAKLLETLKTDWKWFVDRFHVLDDPSYAREGGKPVVFIWGMPFTNRNISPETANAVADFFKNDPKYGGNHLIGGIPGNWRKMDAPWQEHFKKYDSVLSWMSQSYAEDVADFGKLGLSYHAHVKPGFSWANLKHLPSGDMTTQYTPRDGGRFYWNQISKAAKAGSDRMFVGMFDEYDEATAIMPMSDDSPPTPTRPGVGATFYDGLNAQEHGEFVRLPQVEVELGASRPTKGVAVDNFFVRMGGRIAFPVTGEYTFSIEGVPGDDVELFSNGSKILAAKNLNDVATTSKPLTFTAGSTMDYRLDYRHRTGRGTLRLLWECQGVPRQPVPPNALQDAWGRFITNEGKPPKHWLNLTKMGKEMIIGKRPWDSPMP from the coding sequence ATGAACCGAAACCTGCACATTCTAAGTAAAATATTCCTGTCCATGCTGGTCGGCAATTCACTGGCTGCTGCTGCCCCGGTCGTTCTCCAGGCAAAGTCGGGTAGTGGTCAAGTGCTGGAGCAAGTGCCGGTTCAGGTGAATGGCCGGGAGACCAGGGTATGGAGCTGTGAGGAGAAGTCCGGAGCCGTGAGCTTCAGGTCAGCCAATGAGATCGCAATTCCAGCCAGCGGCGTTCTTTACCTGAAGGTTGCGTATCTGGATGAAGGCTATGGCAAATTGAACGTGCAACTCATTCCGGATGGCGGCAAGGCGATCAAGCCGGACCGGCTTCTAGGCTGTCAGCGGACGAACTCCGGCAAGGTCGTTTCCGCCATGATGCGGATGAGCGGGATACCGGTTTCAGGAAAGGGCGGGATCTCGGTCAGGGTCGGGATCGAACGATCGGCCGGGGTGAAGCTCGCCATCGGGAGTGTCAGCCTGCAGGAGGGTCCGTTTGAAGAGGCGGCCTTCAAATACGTCATTTCCGATCCGTGGAATGGTCCATACCGGGGACCGCGGGTGAAGCCGGCGGACAACAGCACGCTGAAAGGGAAGGTGATGGCGGGCTATCAAGGATGGTTCCGCACGCCGAACGATCCGGAGGGCAGGGGATGGGTGCATTGGGGGAATATCCAGGATGGCTTGTTCACCACCGACATGTGGCCTGACACCTCGCAGTATCCGCCTTCGGCGCTTGAGAAGGCGGCCGACGTGAAGTTGAAGAGCGGCAAGCAGGCGTATTTGTTTTCCTCGGCCTGGCCCGGAGTGGTGGACACGCATTTCCGTTGGATGCGGGAGCACGACATTGATGGCGCCTTCCTGCAGCGATTTGTATCGGATGATTTCAATTCGATCAAAGGCGGTCCCGAGTGGGTGCTTGCGAACGTTCGCGCCGCGGCCAACCGCGAGGGGCGCATCTGGGCGGTGGAATACGACGTGAGCGGCTATCCCGACGCCAAGCTTCTGGAGACACTCAAGACCGACTGGAAGTGGTTCGTGGATCGATTCCATGTCCTCGACGATCCCAGCTATGCCCGTGAAGGCGGCAAGCCGGTGGTCTTCATCTGGGGGATGCCATTTACCAACAGGAATATCTCGCCGGAAACCGCCAATGCCGTGGCTGACTTCTTCAAGAACGATCCGAAGTACGGTGGGAACCACCTCATCGGAGGGATTCCGGGAAATTGGCGGAAAATGGACGCGCCGTGGCAGGAGCATTTCAAGAAGTATGACAGCGTTCTCTCATGGATGTCGCAGTCTTATGCCGAGGACGTGGCGGATTTCGGGAAACTGGGTCTTTCCTATCATGCGCATGTGAAGCCCGGGTTCTCCTGGGCCAATCTCAAGCATTTGCCGTCCGGTGATATGACCACGCAGTATACGCCGCGCGATGGTGGCCGATTTTACTGGAACCAGATTTCCAAAGCGGCCAAGGCCGGATCGGACCGGATGTTTGTCGGGATGTTCGACGAGTATGACGAAGCCACGGCCATCATGCCGATGAGTGACGATTCCCCGCCAACGCCAACGCGACCCGGGGTCGGCGCGACTTTTTATGACGGGCTCAACGCGCAGGAGCACGGTGAATTCGTCCGGCTGCCGCAGGTGGAAGTTGAACTGGGAGCGTCGAGGCCCACCAAGGGTGTTGCCGTGGACAATTTCTTTGTCCGCATGGGTGGCCGGATCGCTTTCCCCGTCACGGGTGAATACACGTTCTCGATCGAAGGGGTTCCAGGAGATGACGTGGAGTTGTTTTCCAATGGATCGAAAATCCTAGCGGCAAAAAATCTGAATGACGTGGCGACGACCTCGAAGCCTCTGACGTTCACTGCCGGATCGACCATGGATTACCGTTTGGACTACCGCCATCGAACGGGTAGGGGAACCCTCCGTCTGCTGTGGGAGTGTCAAGGCGTGCCGCGGCAGCCCGTGCCACCGAATGCCCTGCAGGACGCCTGGGGGCGCTTCATCACCAACGAAGGCAAGCCTCCCAAGCATTGGCTGAATCTGACCAAAATGGGCAAGGAAATGATCATCGGAAAGCGCCCGTGGGATTCTCCAATGCCATGA
- a CDS encoding ThuA domain-containing protein codes for MISFRSFITTSIASLLWCGTVFSAPAEKVRVLLITGQNNHDWIHSTPVIEGLLEETGRFDVTVSTTPSKEAPEDAWNDWNPKFKNYDVVLSDYNGKMWPETVKANFVSYVNDGGRVTLVHAANNAFTGWTEFETMAGLLWRNASYGDRLYLDENLKLVRQTKGEGVSGGHGAGHAYQITTRDDQNPIFKGLPKVWMHVSDELYHGQRGPAENVHILATAFSSTESKGTGVHEPMVWWIPYGKGKVITLVPGHLGENSKYPTTYDCVGLRTVLQRSVEWVATDKVTIPVPENFPTADTIGVVAQPVH; via the coding sequence ATGATTTCGTTCAGATCCTTCATCACGACCTCCATCGCCTCACTTCTCTGGTGTGGCACGGTTTTCTCCGCGCCTGCGGAGAAGGTCCGGGTCCTGCTCATCACCGGCCAGAACAACCACGACTGGATTCACAGCACGCCGGTGATCGAGGGGCTTCTGGAAGAAACCGGCCGCTTCGACGTCACCGTCAGCACCACCCCGTCCAAGGAAGCCCCGGAAGACGCGTGGAATGACTGGAATCCCAAGTTCAAGAACTACGACGTCGTGCTCAGCGACTACAACGGCAAGATGTGGCCGGAAACGGTGAAGGCCAATTTTGTCAGCTATGTGAACGACGGCGGTCGCGTGACCCTCGTCCACGCCGCAAACAACGCTTTCACCGGATGGACGGAATTCGAAACCATGGCCGGTCTGCTCTGGCGCAATGCCAGTTATGGAGACCGCCTCTATCTGGATGAGAACCTGAAGCTCGTTCGCCAGACTAAAGGCGAGGGCGTGAGCGGCGGTCATGGAGCGGGCCACGCTTATCAGATCACCACCCGCGACGATCAGAACCCGATCTTCAAGGGCTTGCCGAAGGTGTGGATGCATGTGAGCGACGAACTCTATCACGGTCAACGTGGCCCAGCGGAGAATGTCCACATCCTTGCGACGGCGTTTTCATCGACGGAAAGCAAGGGCACGGGTGTCCACGAGCCGATGGTTTGGTGGATTCCTTACGGCAAGGGCAAGGTGATCACATTGGTTCCCGGTCATCTCGGCGAGAACAGCAAGTATCCCACCACCTACGATTGCGTTGGCCTCCGAACCGTCCTGCAGCGGTCCGTTGAATGGGTCGCGACGGACAAGGTGACGATCCCGGTGCCGGAGAACTTTCCAACCGCCGACACGATCGGAGTGGTCGCCCAACCAGTACACTAA
- a CDS encoding DUF6807 family protein yields the protein MRISYKTSAFTLLTSFAFLAATFAEPGYDIRDDKKLKQLDVMKGGKLVGRYFYDYDNSSGQRRDDTFKTFLQLYNPAGDLAISKALGGEFSHHRGIFIGWNKVTIDGESFDCWHGHGGAQVHQEFSKVRADKGATSFTSRLLWEKGKNGPPAIEETRTMTFVPAPSPAYVMLDFTSTLKTLNGKTVILDGDPEHAGIQFRAAKELDRTKTRYLYPRKNADAHRDQDYPWVACSYVLGEKTYSVVYLNHPENPKDTKYSAYRDYARFGAFFKATLEKDQERTLKVRFIVMESALPPAEWIQKQYNAYTGKKDAAPETTEKGPS from the coding sequence ATGCGCATTTCTTACAAAACCTCCGCGTTCACGTTGCTGACATCGTTCGCTTTCCTGGCCGCCACCTTTGCCGAACCGGGCTACGACATCCGGGATGACAAGAAGCTGAAGCAGCTCGATGTCATGAAAGGGGGCAAGCTCGTGGGCCGCTATTTCTACGACTACGACAACTCCAGCGGGCAGCGCCGCGACGACACCTTCAAGACCTTCCTCCAACTCTACAATCCGGCGGGCGATCTTGCGATCTCGAAGGCGTTGGGTGGCGAATTCAGCCACCACCGTGGGATCTTCATCGGCTGGAACAAGGTCACGATCGACGGCGAGAGCTTCGACTGCTGGCATGGTCACGGCGGCGCGCAAGTCCACCAGGAGTTTTCCAAGGTCCGCGCTGACAAGGGGGCGACCAGCTTCACCTCCAGGTTGCTGTGGGAAAAGGGCAAGAACGGTCCCCCGGCAATCGAGGAGACGCGTACGATGACTTTCGTTCCCGCTCCATCACCGGCGTATGTGATGTTGGACTTCACCAGCACCCTGAAGACGCTCAATGGCAAGACGGTGATATTGGACGGAGATCCGGAACATGCGGGCATCCAGTTCCGAGCGGCCAAAGAGCTGGATCGCACCAAGACGCGCTACCTATACCCGCGGAAGAATGCCGACGCCCACCGGGACCAAGACTATCCGTGGGTCGCGTGTTCCTACGTGCTGGGGGAGAAGACCTACAGCGTCGTCTATCTGAATCATCCTGAAAACCCGAAGGACACAAAGTACTCGGCCTACCGCGACTACGCGCGGTTTGGTGCCTTTTTCAAGGCCACGCTGGAGAAGGATCAGGAACGCACGCTGAAGGTCCGGTTCATTGTCATGGAGTCCGCCCTGCCACCGGCCGAGTGGATTCAGAAGCAGTACAACGCTTATACCGGCAAGAAGGACGCGGCTCCGGAGACGACGGAGAAGGGGCCTAGCTGA
- a CDS encoding discoidin domain-containing protein has protein sequence MKYHILFSCIATIAVCQGQSAEFPKMPPVQARTPEEAAKSFLLPEGYRLQLVLSEPEITDPVVTVFDGDGRMFVAEMRTYMNDIDGNDQRKATSRISMHTDTDGDGTYDKHSVFVDNLVLPRMILPLGKGQIVVNETDSLDLYLYTDTNGDGVADKKELWWQGGPRGGNLEHQPSGLIWAIDNAIYTTYNNFRLRWTPTGVKKEATAPNEGQWGLGQDNHGSLYYVNAGGEKGPISFQAPVVYGMFNPPDQFANGFKELFPAAGVRDFQGGLSRVREPEGTLKGFTSGAGIEVFRGDQLPSELLGDVFFGEPVGRMVRRSKVTLDGGLKVLSNPYQDQKSEFLRSTDLCFRPVNMTTSPDGTMCITDMYRGIIQESAWVNPGSYLRKVVEQYSFDKVTGRGRIWRLVHTSTKPVKQPRMYEETTAQLVEHLAHPNGWWRDTAQRLIVLRQDMSVVPALEKMARSHPQYLARLHALWTLQGLDAATPALVREKMADSDPHVRAGAIRVSETLFRQGDASFQSDIEKLAQDSDPNVVLQACMTAKYLAWPNHMKLVSGTVLKSTAKGIKEIGAYLTLPPGQKLTEYSEKERAVMKRGEEIYSTICASCHGQNGLGIEVAGSKGAMLAPPFAGSKTITNNPKGGVYVLLKGLEGEIAGKKYEGLMIPMASNDDEWIAAVVSYVRNSFGNRGSFVTPSDVAQARKDTSNRSGPWTYQELQDSLPQIVPLQRMKLSASVNGADARKAADGSPDTRYSTGKGMEPGMWFQIELDKETPVLGVTLDFRNSPNDYPRGYEVAVSKDGKQWDPPIVRGDGKKGPIIEIPLNSTPAKFIRITQLGSAGNHWSIHELQVMEDSKK, from the coding sequence ATGAAATACCATATCCTGTTTTCGTGCATCGCCACGATTGCTGTCTGTCAGGGGCAATCCGCGGAATTTCCCAAAATGCCACCCGTTCAGGCGAGGACTCCGGAGGAGGCGGCCAAGAGCTTCCTGTTGCCGGAAGGCTACCGTCTGCAACTCGTCCTGAGTGAACCCGAGATCACGGATCCGGTCGTGACCGTTTTCGACGGGGACGGACGGATGTTCGTCGCGGAAATGCGGACCTACATGAATGACATCGACGGAAACGACCAACGGAAGGCGACGAGCCGCATTTCGATGCACACTGACACGGACGGAGATGGCACTTATGACAAGCATTCCGTCTTCGTGGACAATCTGGTTTTGCCTCGCATGATCCTGCCACTGGGCAAGGGGCAGATCGTGGTCAATGAGACCGACTCGCTGGATCTCTACCTCTACACCGATACAAACGGCGACGGTGTGGCGGACAAGAAGGAGCTTTGGTGGCAAGGCGGGCCGCGCGGCGGCAATTTGGAACACCAGCCCAGCGGTTTGATCTGGGCGATCGATAACGCCATCTACACGACCTACAACAACTTCCGCCTGCGTTGGACGCCCACGGGTGTCAAAAAAGAGGCAACGGCTCCAAATGAAGGGCAATGGGGCCTCGGTCAGGATAATCACGGCAGCCTCTATTACGTGAACGCCGGTGGCGAAAAGGGGCCCATCAGTTTCCAGGCTCCCGTGGTTTACGGCATGTTCAATCCGCCGGACCAATTCGCAAATGGCTTCAAGGAGCTCTTCCCGGCGGCCGGGGTGCGGGATTTCCAGGGTGGATTGAGCCGGGTGCGCGAGCCGGAAGGCACGCTCAAGGGATTCACCTCGGGAGCCGGCATCGAGGTGTTCCGAGGCGACCAGCTTCCCAGTGAACTGCTGGGGGACGTGTTCTTCGGCGAACCGGTGGGACGCATGGTCCGCCGTTCGAAAGTCACGCTGGACGGCGGACTGAAGGTGCTGAGCAACCCCTATCAGGATCAGAAATCCGAGTTCCTCCGGTCCACGGATCTTTGCTTTCGGCCGGTCAACATGACGACCTCCCCGGATGGCACGATGTGCATCACCGATATGTATCGCGGTATCATCCAGGAATCCGCCTGGGTCAATCCAGGGAGCTATCTGCGGAAGGTCGTCGAACAATACAGCTTCGACAAAGTCACCGGTCGGGGGCGCATCTGGCGTCTCGTCCATACCTCGACAAAGCCCGTGAAACAGCCGCGGATGTATGAGGAAACGACCGCCCAATTGGTGGAACACTTGGCCCACCCCAACGGCTGGTGGCGTGATACGGCGCAACGCCTGATCGTTCTGAGGCAGGACATGTCGGTGGTTCCCGCGCTTGAAAAGATGGCTCGCAGCCATCCGCAGTATCTGGCGCGCCTCCACGCGCTCTGGACCTTGCAGGGTCTCGATGCCGCAACGCCCGCGCTCGTGCGCGAGAAAATGGCGGACTCCGATCCACATGTCCGCGCCGGGGCCATCCGCGTGAGCGAAACGTTGTTCCGGCAGGGTGATGCGTCGTTCCAGTCCGACATCGAGAAACTCGCACAGGACTCCGATCCGAACGTGGTGCTTCAGGCGTGCATGACCGCCAAGTATCTGGCCTGGCCCAACCACATGAAACTCGTGTCCGGCACGGTGCTGAAATCGACAGCCAAGGGTATCAAGGAGATCGGGGCCTATCTCACGCTGCCCCCAGGCCAAAAGCTGACCGAATATTCGGAAAAGGAGCGCGCGGTGATGAAGCGAGGCGAGGAAATCTATTCGACCATCTGTGCCAGTTGCCACGGTCAGAACGGTCTCGGGATCGAGGTTGCTGGCTCGAAGGGGGCCATGCTGGCTCCGCCTTTTGCAGGTTCCAAGACCATCACCAACAATCCGAAAGGGGGGGTCTACGTGCTCCTGAAGGGACTTGAAGGCGAGATCGCGGGCAAGAAGTACGAGGGCCTCATGATACCGATGGCCAGCAACGATGACGAATGGATCGCCGCGGTTGTCAGCTATGTCCGCAACAGCTTTGGGAATCGGGGTTCCTTCGTGACGCCGTCCGATGTGGCCCAGGCGCGCAAAGATACATCCAATCGCAGTGGGCCGTGGACCTATCAGGAACTTCAAGACAGTCTTCCCCAGATCGTCCCGTTGCAACGAATGAAGCTCAGTGCGAGCGTCAATGGTGCTGATGCGAGGAAGGCGGCTGATGGCAGCCCGGATACCCGTTACTCCACAGGCAAGGGCATGGAGCCTGGCATGTGGTTCCAGATCGAACTGGACAAGGAAACGCCCGTCCTTGGGGTCACCCTTGATTTCCGAAACTCGCCCAACGACTATCCACGCGGCTATGAAGTCGCCGTTTCAAAAGACGGCAAGCAGTGGGATCCGCCCATCGTCAGGGGTGACGGGAAGAAGGGGCCGATCATTGAAATCCCATTGAACTCGACGCCCGCGAAATTCATCAGGATCACCCAGTTGGGATCCGCCGGCAACCATTGGTCGATCCATGAGTTGCAGGTGATGGAAGATTCGAAAAAATAA
- a CDS encoding sialate O-acetylesterase yields MKEGIRVHGEVVPAIPEISCAKQTLRNGSSSPAAVANLTMNYPRSITRVFLVTAVGMLAASADVVLNPIFGDHMVLQREKPLPVWGTASPNERITVTFNGFVERATADAAGKWMVRLPAQKLSKVPAVLSVKGNNEITLSDILVGDVWLGTGQSNMDWVVSGTDGKEAVQKSMPGQYDGIRLFKVGEAVADEPLREVKGAWTEARKETVMGFSATLFFFGESLKLRQPDVPLGLIRSSLGATNAFSWIPNEVRDTDGSTAYLREWWGNATKGWTPEKQEERDKQSAAYEEQVAAYRARKESTDSLKKPGELMGPRYSRRPSGLYNGMIAPLHPVALRGVIWYQGEWDSKKDWVKVYRGTLAALAKSWRSNWAKAAGDPALGDFPFYLVQLPSRISGDGDYWPFMREIQQQLATDIPNSGFVTTFDLNDGKELHPVEKVQIGKRLANLALAREYGQKVAYHGPLYRELRVVGDHLVLRFDIGADTLKSTDGEPLRNFEIAGADGVYHPATVKLNGDLVEVSSAAVPKPATVRYGWMPTPERPNFVNSADLPASPFRTDPVP; encoded by the coding sequence ATGAAAGAAGGAATACGCGTCCATGGCGAAGTAGTCCCTGCAATCCCTGAAATTTCGTGCGCGAAACAGACCCTGCGCAATGGGTCATCATCGCCTGCTGCTGTCGCAAATCTCACCATGAATTATCCCCGTTCCATCACTCGTGTGTTCCTCGTCACCGCCGTCGGCATGCTCGCGGCCTCGGCGGATGTCGTGCTCAATCCGATATTCGGAGATCATATGGTCCTGCAACGGGAAAAGCCGCTTCCGGTGTGGGGCACCGCATCCCCGAACGAAAGGATCACGGTGACTTTCAACGGTTTTGTCGAGCGGGCTACCGCGGATGCTGCTGGCAAGTGGATGGTCAGGCTGCCCGCCCAAAAACTTTCGAAGGTGCCTGCGGTCCTTTCCGTGAAGGGCAACAACGAGATCACCCTTTCGGATATCCTCGTGGGGGATGTCTGGCTGGGCACCGGCCAGTCGAACATGGACTGGGTCGTCAGCGGGACGGACGGAAAAGAGGCTGTCCAGAAATCCATGCCGGGCCAATATGACGGTATCCGTCTTTTCAAAGTGGGTGAGGCCGTGGCGGACGAGCCGCTTCGCGAGGTCAAGGGCGCTTGGACCGAAGCGCGAAAGGAAACGGTCATGGGTTTCAGCGCGACATTGTTTTTCTTCGGCGAGTCCCTGAAGCTGCGCCAGCCGGATGTCCCGCTCGGCCTGATCCGCTCCTCCCTCGGAGCCACCAACGCCTTTTCCTGGATCCCCAATGAGGTGCGGGATACGGATGGTTCGACCGCTTATTTGCGGGAGTGGTGGGGAAACGCCACCAAGGGCTGGACACCTGAAAAGCAGGAGGAGCGCGACAAACAGAGCGCTGCCTACGAGGAACAGGTAGCGGCCTACCGCGCCCGGAAGGAGAGCACGGATTCCTTGAAGAAGCCCGGCGAGTTGATGGGCCCGAGATATTCGCGCCGTCCGTCCGGCCTCTACAATGGCATGATCGCCCCCCTCCATCCCGTCGCACTGCGAGGAGTGATTTGGTATCAGGGCGAGTGGGACTCCAAGAAGGACTGGGTCAAGGTCTACCGCGGCACCCTCGCGGCTCTCGCGAAAAGCTGGCGCAGCAACTGGGCGAAGGCTGCTGGCGACCCGGCCCTCGGCGATTTCCCATTTTATCTGGTCCAGCTTCCTTCCCGCATCTCCGGCGATGGTGACTACTGGCCCTTCATGCGTGAAATCCAGCAACAGCTTGCCACCGACATTCCGAACAGCGGTTTTGTCACCACCTTCGACCTCAATGATGGCAAGGAATTACATCCCGTGGAGAAGGTCCAGATCGGCAAGCGTCTCGCGAACCTCGCTCTGGCGAGGGAGTATGGGCAAAAGGTTGCCTATCACGGACCGCTCTATCGGGAACTCAGAGTCGTCGGCGACCACCTCGTTCTTCGGTTTGACATCGGCGCGGACACTCTCAAAAGCACCGATGGTGAACCCTTGAGGAACTTCGAGATTGCGGGTGCGGACGGCGTTTATCACCCCGCAACTGTGAAGCTCAATGGCGACTTGGTTGAGGTCTCATCGGCAGCCGTGCCGAAGCCTGCCACCGTCAGATACGGGTGGATGCCGACCCCGGAGAGGCCGAACTTCGTCAATTCCGCCGACCTGCCAGCCAGCCCTTTCCGTACTGACCCGGTTCCCTAA